The DNA window GGAAACTAGAGCATGATCCGGAAAAGTGGAAACCGGTTTTCCGAAAAGATCATGCTCGAACAAGGAGATGAGATCATGATCGGATTTCATCTCATCAGATCATGATCCAGCCCGTTGAGACCACGGGGTTGCGGCGAATTCAAGGGACTTTCGCGCCTATCAGCCCGGGTCCGCCGCGGCCGGGCCCGGTAATCGAGCCCGCGCAGGCCGGGTATACTTGCCTGCGCTCCCGGCTATCCAGACCTCTTGATCCACTGCGCAGCTAACTAATTTCTACGCGGCGGCGTTCGGGAAGCTATAGGCCTTGAACTGATCGCGCAGCGCCGTTTTCAGGATCTTTCCCGTCGCGGTATGCGGAATGGCCTCGACGAAGGCGACGTCATCGGGCATCCACCATTTGGCGATCTTGCCATCCATGTATTTCAGGATGTCCTCGCGGGTCGCTTGCTGGCCCTGCTTGAGCTGCACGATCAGGAGCGGGCGCTCGTCCCATTTCGGATGATGGATGCCGATCACGGCGGCTTCCGCGACCGCGGGATGTCCGACCGCGAGATTTTCCAGGTCGATCGACGAAATCCATTCGCCGCCGGATTTGATCACATCCTTGGAGCGATCGGTGATCCGCATGTAGCCATGTTGGTCCATGGTCGCGACGTCGCCGGTGTCGAAATAGCCTTCCTCGTCGAGAATGCTGCTGTCGACCCGGAAATAAGCCTTCGATATCGCGGGGCCGCTGACCTTCAGCCGGCCGAACGTCTTGCCATCCCATGGCAGTTTCTCGCCGGCATCGTCGGTGATCTTCATCTGCACCCCGAACGGCGGATAGCCTTGGGTCTGCAGGATATCGAGCCGTTCTTCGCCGGTGCGCTCAGTGAAGGGCGGCTTCAGCGTAGCCAGCGTACCGAGCGGGCTCATCTCGGTCATGCCCCAGGCGTGGCGCACCTTCACACCCATGTCGAGGAATGACTTGATCATCGAGCGCGGCATCGCCGAGCCGCCGCAAACCACCATTCTGAGGTGAGGCAGCTTCAGATTATGCGCGGCCATGTGATTGAGCAGCATCAGCCAGACCGTCGGCACGCCCGCGGTGTAGGTGACTTTCTCGGTATCCAGCAACTCATAGACCGAGGCGCCGTCGAGCTTCGGGCCGGGCATGACGAGCTTAGTGCCCATCGAGGGCGCAGAGAAGGCGATGCCCCAGCTATTGGCGTGGAACAGCGGCACGACCGGCAGCATGGTGTCGCTGGCGGAGGTCCCCAGCGCATCGATGCTGTTGGCCATCAGCGCGTGCAGGACGTTGGAGCGGTGCGAATACAGCACGCCCTTGGGATCGCCCGTGGTGCCCGAGGTGTAGCACATCGCGGCCGCGGTATTTTCGTCGAAGGTCTTCCACGCGAAGTCTCCATCCGCCTCGGCGATCCAGTCCTCATAGGCGACGGCGTTCTTCAGCGTGGTTTGCGGCATATGCGCCTTGTCGGTGAATACGACATAGCGTTCCACGCTCGGCAATTTGTCGGCGATTTTTTCCAGGACCGGCACGAAGGTGATGTCGGTCATCACCACGCGGTCCTCGGCATGGTTGATGATCCAGGCAATCTGTTCGGGAAACAGCCGCGGATTGACGGTGTGGCAGATCGCGCCGATGCCCATGATGCCGTACCAGGCTTCGAGATGGCGCCAGGTGTTCCATGCGATGGTGGCGACGCGGTCGCCGAGCTTGATGCCGTCGCGATCGAGACGCTGCGAGACCTTCAGGGCGCGATCGCGAATTTCGGCGTAATTGGTGCGATGAATGGGGCCCTCGACCGATCGCGTCACGACCTCCTGGGTTCCGTGATACAGCGCGGCATGCTCGATAATGCGGTGACACAGCAAAGGCCAATCTTGCATCAATCCACGCATACGAACGTTCCTCCAGATTGTGTTATCGCTTACCGCGGCTCTTCACGGAATTGACATGAACTTTAGCGCGGAGAAAGCAGCCCGCAAATGGCCTTGTAATGCGTTTGGCCGCGGCGAAGTGGCAATGGTTACCGTCGCGGCGGTGCTGCTGGCGGTTTTCGCGCCGTCCGGACCGGCTGTGGCGGCACGGAAGTCCGGATTGGCGCCGTGGATCGGCCTGTTCGGGGAGAACAGGCCGAAGCCGCGCCGCGCCAGGCCGCCCAGATCGGTGCCGCTGCCGAAGGCGCGTCCCGCCGAGGCGCCGGCGACCGGGCCGGCGGAGGGGACCGCGGCTGAAAAGCAGGCGCCCCCTTCGACTGAGGAGCCAGCCAGACAGGCGACGCCCGCGCCGGCGCTTTCGGCCTGCCGGTTGGCGCTGACCGACGCAGTGGCCATTGCTCCCAGCATTCCCGACATCCATGGCCCCGGCGGATGCGGCGGCGAGGGCCTGGTGCGGCTGGAGGCCGTAGTGCTGCCGGATAGGCGGCAGGTGGCCGTGAAGCCCGCCGCGACCCTGCGCTGCGCGATGGCGTCGGCGATTGCGGACTGGATCCGGACCGACATCGCACCGCTGACGGCCCCCTTGGGCACGACGATCAGCAGTCTCGACAATTTCGATTCATTCGAGTGTCGCGGCCGTAACCGCATCGTCGGCGCCAAACTATCCGAACATGGCCGTGCCAATGCGCTCGACGTCCGCGCGTTTGGGCTCGCCAACGGCCAGTCGATTTCACTGACCGACCGCACGGTGCCGCGCGAGTTGCGAGAGAATGTGCTGCATTCGGTGTGTACGCGGTTTTCGACGGTGCTGGGGCCGGGCTCGGACGGCTACCATGAGGATCACATCCATCTCGATTTGATGGAGCGGCACAACAATTACAAGATCTGCGAGTGGGACGTGTGGGAGCCCATGCCGCAGATTGCGCCGCTGCTGCCGGCTGCGCGGCCCGACGATGCGCCGCCGCGCAAGATTGCCGAAAAACCCGACGAGACGGAATCAGTTGGCGTTAAACCGGATACGCCGAGGCCGGCCAAGCCAGGCAGGCAAAATCACCGCCAATAAAAAAGCGCCGGTAAACCGGCGCTTGATGTTGTCGGATCGAACTGATGCGATCGGTTACTGAACGGTGTTGCCGCCGCCCTGGAGCGCCATCTGCGAATTGTACGGCGAATCGCCATGGTGCGGCTCAAGCACCACCACCACGGTTCCGACCTTCACCCGGTTATACAGGTCGATCGCGTCCTCGTTGGTCATCCGGATGCAACCGGAAGAGATCGAAGCGCCGATATATTCCGGCTGGTTGGTGCCGTGAATGCGGAACAGCGTGTCCTTGCCGCCCGCATAGAGATACATCGCGCGTGAGCCCATCGGATTGTCTGGTCCCGGCGCCACGAATGTGGGAACGCCGAGCCGCTCGATTTCGCCCTTGGTCGGATGCCAGGCCGGCCATTCGGTCATGCTGCCGACCTTGGCGATGCCCGACCATGCCATCGCTTCCTCGCCAACGGTGATGCCGTAGCGGATCGCCTTGCCGTTATCGAGCACGTAATAGAGATAATGATTGTCGGAATCGACCAGGATCGAGCCGGGCGCTTCCTTGCGATGATAGTCGACAATGGCGCGGCGGAATGGCTCGGCAACCGGAACGTTGGTGTAGCGAATCTTCGCCAGCAGTTCCTTGTCGTGCGGTTTGAAAGCGGCCGTGTTGGTCGCCTCATAGGTCGTGGCCTGCATGCAGCCCGACAACATCAGGCCGGCGGCCATAATCCCAAACGTTACCTTGAGCGACGACATGTGCATTTCCGATCGAAAGTCTCGCGTTCGTAGCGTCAAAATTGCGCTCTGAACGCCACGATTCCATTGATCTCATTATCGTCAAAATTGGCCACAATTCCAGAACTAGATGCCCGGTCCCGCAATGCGGGATACACTCTGTGTCTTTTTTGCCGCATATTTTGCGGTTTCTGGCGTATTTTCGGGCAGAATGCGCAGCGGGGCGAATCATTGTCACGGTCTCGCTACCCGGTTGCCGTAAATGCGATCGGTGGTTCATGCCCCGCTCATGAAGCGCTTGCCAGAATCGAGCGAAGTCCTGTTTGGGTGGCCACGCGCTCAGCTCTGGAGTCCTGCTGCATGCTCTCGGTGTTCATTCCTTCCGAAGCCTCGCTCAAGAAAGTCGCTTCGGTCGATCTCGCGGCGTTGCCCGAAGCCGCGGTCTGGATCGATCTCGTCAAGCCTAGTCCGGAAGAGGATCACGCCGTGGAACGGCTGGCCGGCATCGCGGTGCCGACCCGGGAAGACATGCAGGAAATCGAGATTTCCAGCCGGCTCTATATCGAGAATGGCGCACGCTACATGACGGCAACCCTGATGTGCTCGTCGGACAGCGAGAATCCGCGCACGACGGCGGTGACTTTCATTCTTGCGGGTCATCGCCTGGTGACGGTGCGTTACGACGCGCCGAAGCCGTTCATGCTGGTGGAGAACAAGCTGGCGCGATCCTGTCCGCAGGGCATCACTGGCGAAATGGTGCTGATGGAACTGCTCGATGCGGTGATCGATCGCAACGCCGATATTCTGGAGCGCGCCGGCGGCGACATGGATACCATCAGTCATGATATTTTCGAGCCCGACGGCGGTGGGCGCACCGGGCATGCCAAGCGCTATTCCGACATCCTGATCGCGATCGGCCGCAAGGGCGATCTGACCTCCAAAGTACGCGAAAGTCTGGTCTCGGTCGGCCGGGTGGTGACGTTCGTCACTGCCGCCGTCGAGGGCGCCAAATGGTCCAAGGACATGCGCGAGCAACTGAAGACCATGCAGCGCGACGTGATCTCGCTGACCGATCACGCCTCTTATCTCTCCAACAAGATCACCTTCGTGCTGGATGCGATGCTTGGCGTGGTTAATCTCGAGCAGAACAACATCATCAAGCTGTTTTCGGTGATGGCGGTGGTGTTGATGCCGCCGACGCTGATCGCCTCGATCTACGGCATGAATTTCAAGATCATGCCGGAACTGGAATGGACCCACGGCTATCCGTTGGCGCTTGTCATGATGGTGCTCGCGGCCGTGCTGCCCTACCTTGTTTTCAAGTGGAAGAAGTGGCTGTAGGAGCTGGCGGGGCGCGGCTGCAACTGGTTCCCTGGCAAGGTGGTATTGGGCAAGAATCCTGCCGTACCTGCCTCAATTTCTCTGCTAAAATTTGAGCGTTGCACTGAACGTTTGAGCGAAATGTTTCTGCGATAACGCTGCCTCACGCCGCGAGGATAGCAATGGTTGAAAAAGTCATAACGCCCGGACCCAACGTCGTCGACTTCTCGCGCTATCAGGGTCGTAACGCAGCCGGCAAGGCGCGCGCGATGGTGGCGCGGAACTGCCGGCATTGCGGTGCGGCGCTGTTGGAAGGTGAAAGCGAAGACGACTGTTCCAGTGCCTTCAACAAGGAGGCGTCGGTCCTTTGCGCGGAACCGCGCCGGTTTTACGCGGATTGATCGCGCATCTTTTGCTCGCAAGGGCTGCATTCCCTGCGATTGGCGCAGCTATGTCCATGCATGGATGACAAAGCCTTAAACGTGCTGGCCGCCGTTGATGTGGATCTCGGCGCCGTTCACGTAGGATGATGTTTCCGTGCACAGCACATAGATGATCTTTGCGACTTCATCCGGTGTCCCGAGCCGGTGCATCGGAATTTGCTGATCGACAATTTTCTCGGTGCCGGGCGACAGGATCGCAGTGTCGATCTCGCCGGGCGCGATCGAATTGACGCGAACGCCGATGCGGCCGAACTCGGACGCCATTTCGCGAGTGAGTGAGGCCAGCGCCGCCTTCGAGGTTGCATAGGCCGCGCCCGCAAATGGATGCACGCGTGAACCCGCGATCGAGGTGACGTTGACGACGGAGCCCTTGGCCGCCTTCAGCTCATCCATCAATCCGCGGGCCATCATGATCGGCGCGAAAAAGTTCACGCGGAACACATGGCTCCAGGTGTCGATGTCGGTATCGATCGCCCCGAGACGGCCACCGCCCGGTGCTTTCGGCGAGATCGCGGCGTTGTTGACCAGCGCATGAAGTTCGCCACCGTCCAGCCGGCGGCGGATTTCCGAGATGGCGCGCGTGGTGTCGTCGTGGTCGGCAAGGTCGACCTGGACGTGATCCTCAGGTCCGGCGCCCCATGGACATTCTTCCGGAAACGGGTGCCGCGAACAGGTGATGACGCGCCATCCCGCGCTGGAAAAGCGGATCACGGTCGCATGGCCGATGCCGCGGCTGGCCCCGGTCAGAAGCAACGTGCGCCGCGGCGCGTTAGCGGAACTCGGCATGGAAGTCCTTCAGGCTGTCGGTGTCACGGGTAAAGCCGTGTCTTGGACCATGGTTGATCCGGCGCATCGCGGCGGAATTCGATGCGGTCATGCAGGCGGAACGGGCGGTCGTGCCAGAATTCGAATCGCGACGGCGCGACGCGCCAGCCGCTCCAGCCCGGCGGGCGCGGCACGTCGCTGATGATGTGCTTGGCGGCGATTGTGGCGATCGCCTGCTCGAAGGCAAAGCGGCTTTCCAGCGGCTGCGACTGCTTGCTGGCCCAGGCGCCGATCTGGGCCTGCTTCGGCCGGGTCGCAAAATAGGCGTCGGCCTCCGCGTCCGTCACCGGCGACACGTTGCCGCGGATGCGCACCTGACGGCGCAGCGATTTCCAATGGAACAGTAAAGCAGCCTTAGGATTTGTGGCGAGTTCGCGGCCTTTCTGGCTGGCGATGTGGCTGTAGAACACAAAACCTGCGGCGTCATAGCCTTTCATCAACACCATTCGCACGTCGGGCAGGCCATCGGCATCAACGGTGGCCAGCGACATCGCGTTGGGATCATTCGGCTCGGCCTTCACGGCCTCGGCGAACCACTCGGCGAACAGCGCGAACGGTTCATCGGCCGCGGTGAAATCACCGGATGTTAACGGTGTCGTGTGTCTGATGGAGGTCGTGTCCGTCATGCCCGGAGATTCCAGTTGCGTACGCCCGCGGCCCAGAGCGCGCTATCGCCCCGGTATAGGCAAGCCCTATATAGGACATGGCGGCGCGTTGGCCTATCGGCGATCAGGCCGGCGGGCGCCATGATGACACTGATTCTAATCGGCGTAGGCTCGAGCGGCTGCAGCATGTCCCGTACCGGCAATGCCTTTGCCAAAATGGAAGACCGGGAGGTTACCGGTTCGCTCAACCCCTTGGCGGCCGGCGCGGTGCCCGCGCCGACTGAAAGCGACCTGGCCTTTGCCCGCAACGCCGCTTCCGACGTGCTGACCAAGGGCGATAAGGATTCCAGCCAGCCCTGGGAAAATCCCCAGACCGGCGCGCGCGGCTCGGTGACGCCGCTGGCCCAGGCCTATTCTTCGGACGGGCGCACCTGCCGGGATTTTTTGGCAAGTTACGTTAACGGCCACTCGGAAAGCTGGCTGCAGGGCGCGGCCTGCCAGTCCGGTCGGGGCCGCTGGGAGATCCATACGCTAAAGCCCTGGAAGCAGGGTTGATTGCGTAATCCCGTTGCAAAAATGCCACGAAGACCCCAAATGAAACCGAGATGGGCAAGCAGCCCGAAGTTCAAACGCCTGATTTTCCTTGAAGGAGACGTGACGGATGCGCGACCCCTATGAGGTCCTGGGGGTGCCGCGGGGCGCCAGCGCTGCGGCGATCAAGAGCGCCTATCGCAAGCTCGCCAAAAAGCACCACCCGGACAATAACAAGAACGATCCAAAAGCTGCGGCCCGTTTTTCCGAGCTGAACTCAGCCAACGAGATCGTCGGCGACGAGGACAAGCGCAAGCAATTCGATCGCGGCGAGATCGACGCCGAAGGCAAGCCCCGCTTCCAGGGCTTTCCCGGTGGAGATCCGCGTGCGCGCGGGTCCTCACCCGGCGGCGGATTCGAATCGCGGACCTACCGTAGCGGCGGCACCGGTCCCGGCGGCTTCGGCGGCGGAGGTTTCGAAGACATCCTCAACAGCATGTTTTCTGGCGCGGCGCGCGGCGGCCGGCCGGGCGGAAGCACGACCTTCGAGTTCGATCCGGGCGGGATTGCGCTCGATCTCGATCTCAACGTCTCCATGTCGGTGTCGCTGGAGGAGTCGGTCCACGGCGCCGAGAAGCGGGTCCGGCTGCCGACCGGCAAAGAGCTGAATGTCAAGATTCCGGCCGGCGTCGTCGCCGGCCAGCAGATCCGGCTGAAGGGGCAGGGCGAGACCGCGCAGGGTCATCCGCCCGGCGATCTCCTGATTACCGTCAGCATCGCGCCGCATCCCTTCTTCAAGGTCGACGGCAGCGATCTGCGCGTCGACCTGCCGATCACGCTGTACGAAGCGGTTTTGGGCGGCAAGGTTCGCGTGCCGACGCTCGGCAATGCGGTCGAATTGTCGATCCCGAAGAACACCTCGAGCGGCCGGATTTTTCGGCTGAAAGGCAAGGGATTGCCGAAGGTTGCGGGCACGCCGGGCGATCTGTTCCTGACCACAAGAATTATGCTGCCGGACGGGAACGACAGCGAGCTGGAGGCGTTAATGCAAAAGTGGCGCGATGGACACCCTTACAACCCGCGCACCGATCTGGGCTGACAGTTCCGGATCGCCATAAAAGGGGTGCGGCCTCGAAAGGGGGACCAGCGCGGTACCAAACCCCGATCGAGGCCGCATGCGCCGATCGGCGGATCGAACGCGCTACAATTTCCCGTGAGTACCGGTGCGATATTGAGACGCACCCATGTTCCAATTTCACATTTTCGATGTCGGAATTGGGACATCGGGGGTGACCTACTCACCCGCCGGTCTTTTCCGCCCCGGTCTTTTCCGTCTGGTCGTAGACCAGCCGCGCGACCTGGTTGAGCCGGGTTTTGTCGGTTGGGCCGCTCAGGACGTAGCCGACGCCGCGATCGGCCCAAAACATGGCGCCGTCGCCATTGCTTGCCGCATAGCGCATCTGGGTGGTCTGGGTGTCCGCCCGCGAGGCGTAGAGCGTGAAGCGCTCGCCGGTCGGGCTTTCATACATCAGGAACGCCGCGGGAGCTTCCGGCCCGGGTAACAGCCGGCCGCCGACCAGTTTGAGGCCGGTGCCGTCAAGCTCCGGCGCCATCACGTCATAGCCGCAACGCTTCGACAGCCATTGCACCAGATGGTCGCGCTCGGAGCCTGCGACCTCCACCGGATGACGCACCTCGACCACGTAGAGCCGGTGCGCATCCAGCGCATCCAGCGTGAAATTCTGGAATGCCGAAGGTGAGGCAGCCACTCCGCGCGCCACCCAGCCCGCGCCACCGCCAGCGATGAACGCCACCAGCGTCGCCGCGACAGCGCCATAAATCCATTTGCGCGGTTGCCGCACCAGCCGCTCGATCTCCAGCCGCTTCGGAACAGCTTCGTCGAGAACGGTGTCGTAGCGCGCATGCAGCGCGTCCGCCATCGCGCGCCATGACTGCACCCGCGCCGCATCGTCAGGATGCGCCGTCAGCCATGCCTCGACGTCGCCGCGGCGTTCCGCCGGCAATTCATTGTCGATGTAGGCGTGCAACTCGTCTTCGGTGACGGGAATTTTGGGGTCGGTCATTGTCGTCGTCTCTGTCTAATCTCGGTCG is part of the Bradyrhizobium canariense genome and encodes:
- a CDS encoding anti-sigma factor family protein, coding for MTDPKIPVTEDELHAYIDNELPAERRGDVEAWLTAHPDDAARVQSWRAMADALHARYDTVLDEAVPKRLEIERLVRQPRKWIYGAVAATLVAFIAGGGAGWVARGVAASPSAFQNFTLDALDAHRLYVVEVRHPVEVAGSERDHLVQWLSKRCGYDVMAPELDGTGLKLVGGRLLPGPEAPAAFLMYESPTGERFTLYASRADTQTTQMRYAASNGDGAMFWADRGVGYVLSGPTDKTRLNQVARLVYDQTEKTGAEKTGG
- a CDS encoding L,D-transpeptidase; protein product: MSSLKVTFGIMAAGLMLSGCMQATTYEATNTAAFKPHDKELLAKIRYTNVPVAEPFRRAIVDYHRKEAPGSILVDSDNHYLYYVLDNGKAIRYGITVGEEAMAWSGIAKVGSMTEWPAWHPTKGEIERLGVPTFVAPGPDNPMGSRAMYLYAGGKDTLFRIHGTNQPEYIGASISSGCIRMTNEDAIDLYNRVKVGTVVVVLEPHHGDSPYNSQMALQGGGNTVQ
- a CDS encoding fatty-acid--CoA ligase; translation: MRGLMQDWPLLCHRIIEHAALYHGTQEVVTRSVEGPIHRTNYAEIRDRALKVSQRLDRDGIKLGDRVATIAWNTWRHLEAWYGIMGIGAICHTVNPRLFPEQIAWIINHAEDRVVMTDITFVPVLEKIADKLPSVERYVVFTDKAHMPQTTLKNAVAYEDWIAEADGDFAWKTFDENTAAAMCYTSGTTGDPKGVLYSHRSNVLHALMANSIDALGTSASDTMLPVVPLFHANSWGIAFSAPSMGTKLVMPGPKLDGASVYELLDTEKVTYTAGVPTVWLMLLNHMAAHNLKLPHLRMVVCGGSAMPRSMIKSFLDMGVKVRHAWGMTEMSPLGTLATLKPPFTERTGEERLDILQTQGYPPFGVQMKITDDAGEKLPWDGKTFGRLKVSGPAISKAYFRVDSSILDEEGYFDTGDVATMDQHGYMRITDRSKDVIKSGGEWISSIDLENLAVGHPAVAEAAVIGIHHPKWDERPLLIVQLKQGQQATREDILKYMDGKIAKWWMPDDVAFVEAIPHTATGKILKTALRDQFKAYSFPNAAA
- a CDS encoding magnesium transporter CorA family protein, with the translated sequence MLSVFIPSEASLKKVASVDLAALPEAAVWIDLVKPSPEEDHAVERLAGIAVPTREDMQEIEISSRLYIENGARYMTATLMCSSDSENPRTTAVTFILAGHRLVTVRYDAPKPFMLVENKLARSCPQGITGEMVLMELLDAVIDRNADILERAGGDMDTISHDIFEPDGGGRTGHAKRYSDILIAIGRKGDLTSKVRESLVSVGRVVTFVTAAVEGAKWSKDMREQLKTMQRDVISLTDHASYLSNKITFVLDAMLGVVNLEQNNIIKLFSVMAVVLMPPTLIASIYGMNFKIMPELEWTHGYPLALVMMVLAAVLPYLVFKWKKWL
- a CDS encoding DnaJ C-terminal domain-containing protein is translated as MRDPYEVLGVPRGASAAAIKSAYRKLAKKHHPDNNKNDPKAAARFSELNSANEIVGDEDKRKQFDRGEIDAEGKPRFQGFPGGDPRARGSSPGGGFESRTYRSGGTGPGGFGGGGFEDILNSMFSGAARGGRPGGSTTFEFDPGGIALDLDLNVSMSVSLEESVHGAEKRVRLPTGKELNVKIPAGVVAGQQIRLKGQGETAQGHPPGDLLITVSIAPHPFFKVDGSDLRVDLPITLYEAVLGGKVRVPTLGNAVELSIPKNTSSGRIFRLKGKGLPKVAGTPGDLFLTTRIMLPDGNDSELEALMQKWRDGHPYNPRTDLG
- a CDS encoding extensin family protein, which gives rise to MNFSAEKAARKWPCNAFGRGEVAMVTVAAVLLAVFAPSGPAVAARKSGLAPWIGLFGENRPKPRRARPPRSVPLPKARPAEAPATGPAEGTAAEKQAPPSTEEPARQATPAPALSACRLALTDAVAIAPSIPDIHGPGGCGGEGLVRLEAVVLPDRRQVAVKPAATLRCAMASAIADWIRTDIAPLTAPLGTTISSLDNFDSFECRGRNRIVGAKLSEHGRANALDVRAFGLANGQSISLTDRTVPRELRENVLHSVCTRFSTVLGPGSDGYHEDHIHLDLMERHNNYKICEWDVWEPMPQIAPLLPAARPDDAPPRKIAEKPDETESVGVKPDTPRPAKPGRQNHRQ
- the pdxH gene encoding pyridoxamine 5'-phosphate oxidase, producing MTDTTSIRHTTPLTSGDFTAADEPFALFAEWFAEAVKAEPNDPNAMSLATVDADGLPDVRMVLMKGYDAAGFVFYSHIASQKGRELATNPKAALLFHWKSLRRQVRIRGNVSPVTDAEADAYFATRPKQAQIGAWASKQSQPLESRFAFEQAIATIAAKHIISDVPRPPGWSGWRVAPSRFEFWHDRPFRLHDRIEFRRDAPDQPWSKTRLYP
- a CDS encoding RT0821/Lpp0805 family surface protein produces the protein MEDREVTGSLNPLAAGAVPAPTESDLAFARNAASDVLTKGDKDSSQPWENPQTGARGSVTPLAQAYSSDGRTCRDFLASYVNGHSESWLQGAACQSGRGRWEIHTLKPWKQG
- a CDS encoding SDR family NAD(P)-dependent oxidoreductase, whose translation is MPSSANAPRRTLLLTGASRGIGHATVIRFSSAGWRVITCSRHPFPEECPWGAGPEDHVQVDLADHDDTTRAISEIRRRLDGGELHALVNNAAISPKAPGGGRLGAIDTDIDTWSHVFRVNFFAPIMMARGLMDELKAAKGSVVNVTSIAGSRVHPFAGAAYATSKAALASLTREMASEFGRIGVRVNSIAPGEIDTAILSPGTEKIVDQQIPMHRLGTPDEVAKIIYVLCTETSSYVNGAEIHINGGQHV